In Populus nigra chromosome 1, ddPopNigr1.1, whole genome shotgun sequence, one genomic interval encodes:
- the LOC133683449 gene encoding RING-H2 finger protein ATL57-like yields the protein MKPHNRKLQVPYNDAPFEHPITPTFQTSNSTMSPPPFKEPTTIPPPTTTLQLQQQQFYSRTGFEPSVALTILVLLIALFFMGFFSIYTRKFSVNPSSSSSSEDIYNSHRQRSTGTPGPASTSSRPSRASTSSRITRGLDPQVVNSLPVYSYYHGDVKYQIECAICLGEFEEKEAVKMIPKCHHVFHLQCIDTWLEMHVTCPVCRGAQFVHEKGGGNDGLGVIQERVDQGASQPEARSEVGNGDTSLEVRGQLIGVQA from the coding sequence ATGAAGCCCCACAACCGCAAACTACAAGTACCATACAACGATGCACCGTTCGAACACCCCATCACTCCCACTTTCCAAACCTCTAACTCCACCATGTCACCGCCACCGTTCAAAGAACCAACCACCATACCACCGCCAACAACAACTTTACAGCTACAACAGCAACAGTTTTATTCACGCACAGGGTTTGAACCGTCTGTAGCCTTAACAATTCTAGTTCTCTTAATAGCTCTCTTCTTCATGGGATTCTTTTCTATCTACACCCGTAAGTTCTCCGTCAACCCATCTTCATCATCGTCATCAGAGGATATCTATAATTCTCACAGACAACGGAGCACGGGCACACCAGGGCCAGCAAGTACATCCAGCCGTCCATCAAGGGCTTCTACCAGCTCACGAATTACTCGAGGTCTTGACCCACAAGTTGTCAACTCACTGCCGGTGTACTCTTATTACCATGGTGATGTGAAGTACCAGATTGAGTGTGCTATTTGCTTGGGTGAGTTTGAGGAGAAAGAGGCTGTTAAGATGATACCAAAATGTCATCACGTGTTTCATTTGCAGTGTATTGACACTTGGCTTGAGATGCACGTGACTTGTCCTGTTTGTAGAGGGGCTCAGTTCGTTCATGAGAAGGGCGGCGGTAACGATGGTTTGGGTGTGATTCAGGAGAGGGTTGATCAAGGTGCGAGTCAACCAGAGGCAAGATCAGAGGTTGGGAATGGTGACACGTCATTGGAGGTGAGGGGACAACTAATAGGTGTTCAAGCCTAG
- the LOC133681032 gene encoding histone H2B-like: MAPKRRGKEVVGTVLRSTKKVVRETVQVAAIENDNQESTQDQDQNGETEDIDTPAMETFRTFPVDEKVHEEEDRVIEVSVEKPDGSAASRGQQEEPLREDEIRKEDQTSGVSPEEPSKKDPKEDAASAGDQVKKLGPKKVHPDLGISSMAMSMINSLMNDMFERIAEEAAKLSDYRKRTTLSSGEIQGAVKLVLPGELGKHDIAEGSEAGTNYISHGTKRSKSWRALS; encoded by the exons ATGGCTCCAAAGCGTCGAGGAAAGGAGGTGGTGGGAACTGTGTTGAGGTCTACAAAGAAAGTTGTTAGAGAAACTGTGCAAGTTGCTGCTATTGAAAACGACAATCAAGAATCAACACAAGATCAAGACCAAAATGGTGAAACCGAGGATATTGATACTCCTGCAATGGAGACTTTCAGAACCTTTCCTGTTGATGAGAAGGTACACGAGGAAGAAGACCGAGTAATTGAAGTTTCAGTGGAAAAGCCCGACGGAA GTGCTGCTTCTCGAGGTCAGCAAGAAGAGCCATTAAGGGAAGATGAGATTAGGAAGGAGGACCAAACAAGTGGAGTTTCACCAGAAGAGCCATCTAAAAAAGACCCAAAAGAAGATGCAGCTAGTGCTGGAGATCAAGTAAAAAAGCTAGGACCCAAGAAG GTGCACCCAGATCTTGGGATATCATCAATGGCAATGAGCATGATTAACAGCTTGATGAATGACATGTTTGAGAGGATTGCTGAAGAGGCAGCAAAGTTATCAGACTACAGGAAACGAACAACACTGTCATCAGGGGAGATTCAAGGAGCAGTGAAGTTGGTTTTGCCTGGAGAGCTTGGAAAACATGACATAGCAGAGGGGTCCGAGGCTGGTACTAACTATATATCGCATGGGACTAAACGGTCCAAGTCCTGGCGAGCCTTGTCATAA